Part of the Propioniciclava sp. MC1595 genome is shown below.
ATGGCCGACCACTGGTGCACGCGGACCACCAGCACGTTCCCGCCCGCCCGGACCTGGTCCGTCACGTCCAGTTCCTGGCGCAGCCGGCTGCCGCGCACGACGCCGACCTCATGGCCGTTGAGCCAGACCCGGCCCAGCGACTCGAGCCCGTCGAACCGCAGCCACACGCGCCCGCCGGCGAGCCAGTCGGGCGGCAGCACGAAGCGCCGCCGGTGGTCGCCGGTCGGGTTCGCGTCCGGGACGTGCGGCGGGTCCAGCGGGAACGGGTACTTCACGTTCGTGTAGGCCGGACGCCCCCAGCGCCCGTCGCCGCGCAGCACCCAGTGCGACGGGACGTCGATGGCGTCCCAGCCCGAGTCGTCGAAGCCGGGGTCGGACGCCGCGGCGTCCGCCTCGCCGGCGCTCGGGTAGAGGCGGAACCGCCAGTCGCCGCACAGGTCGAGCACGGGAGAGTCGCTGTTCAGGTGCGCCCGTGGCGCCACACGGCGTCCGGAGCCGGGGGAGATCTCCTCGATGTAGGCGATGTCGGGAGAAGCGGTGGCAGGCATGGGTTCCTCGCTCGGGCGGGCGGTGGTGGTGGACGCGGGCGGCGTCCGGTGATGGTCGAGGTGGGTCGCGAACCCGCCCCCGGCTCGGCGCCGGGGGCGGGGTGGCGGGTCAGCCCTTGGTCGCCCCGACGGTGAGGCCGGCGACGAAGTGCTTCTGGAGCGCGAAGTAGATGATGATCGTCGGGTCTCCGTCACGAGGAACCGTTCCTGTCGCAGGGCATAGCCGCGGTCGCCCAGCTCGAGCAGGCCGGCCACCCCCGTGCGGATCCAGTGGTCCGGACGCGTCAGCTGCTGGGCTAGGTCGAGGTGCTCCTCGACGCCGTGGTACGCGTTGAGGGCCGGCACGTCGAGACGGCGGACCACCTGCTCCTCGTGCACGGCCGGGCGGTCGAGCGCGACGCACGTGGTGACGAACTGGTCGTCGCGCATGTACTGCCGGACGAGGTCGGCCTGCCAGCCGATGAAGCCGGTGACCAGCTCGTCCTGGTAGCGCCGCCAGGCCAGCGCGTACTGCGGTTGCAGGTTGCCGTCCGGACACCACAGCTCCGACCAGTCGCCGATTCGGTGCGACCAGTACACGAGTCCCCAGGCGCGGTTGAGGGTCTCGACGTCGCCGTAGCGCTCGCGCAGCCAGTCGAGGAACCCGACGAAGGTGTTGTGGTTGTGCAGCAGCATCGCGCCCGGCTCGTTGTCGACCTGGACCCCGATGACGGCCGGGTGTGCCGCGTACCGGGCCATCACGGCGCGGATGACGCGCTCGGCGTGGAACCGGAAGGCGGCGTGGGTGATGTCGACCTCCTGCCGCCGTCCCCAGCCCTGGGGCCGGCCCGTGGCGACGTCGCCCGCGATCTCGGGGTAGGTCCGCCACAGCCACGGCGGAACCGTATAGGTGGGCGTCCCCAGGATCACGCCGATTCCCTGGGCGTGGGCGCCGTCGAGCACGGGCTGCAGCCACTCGAGGTCGAACTCCCCGTTCCGGGGCTCCCAGGTGGACCACACCGACTCGCCGACGCGGATCACGTTGAAGTGAGCCGCGCGCATCAGGTCGAGGTCGCGCTCGAGGCTCGGCTGGTACTCCGGGTAGTAGGCAGCGCCGAGCCGCAGGGGGTGCGGGTGCTGGGCTGTGATCGTCATGGGACTTCCCGGGAGCTGGCCTACGAGACGGACCCAACGTTACCGGTAACATTTCGCATGTGGCAAGGGTTCCGGAAAAGTCGCTCCGTGGCTTTCAGGGTGCGGGGATGCCCCCGCCCGGGCGGCCCGTGGACGCGCGCGGGACGAGCTCCCCGACCGGCATCCCCAGGTCGGGCGGCCCGCCGCCGCCCTCCAGCGCCAAGAGCGCCTGCACCGTGTTGCGTCCCATACGGGGGAAGTCGACGGCCACCGTGGTGAGCGGCGGCCAGTAGTACGCCGTGTCCGCGATGCCGTCGTAGCCCGACACGCTGACGTCGTCCGGGACCCGGACGCCGTGCTCCTGCAGCCAGAACAGCGCCCCCAGAGCCAGTTGGTCGCTCGCCGCGACGATCGCGGTGGGGGCGTCCGCGTGGGGGTAGGACGCCATGGCCTCGTAGCCGGCGGCGGCGCCCCACAGCCCCTGGGTCTCGCCGCAGTTCGTCAGGCCCCGGCGGGCGAGCGTCTGCCGGTAGGCCTCGCGGCGGTTCCGTTCCGCCGGCCAGGAGACCGGGCCCCCGATGTGGAAGAAGCGTTCGTGGCCCAGGTCGGCGAGGTGGCTCACGACCCGGGCGAAGGGGTGTTGGAGGGCGCGGTCGTCGTCCGGGCCCAGGACGGGCTCGGCCTCCACGACCCACGGGACCCTCAGCCGTTCGAGCTGCAGCAGCCGCAGGATCGGGTCGGAGGGCGAGATGACCACGACCCCCGCCAGCATGGTGCGGTTCATCAGGCGGACGGCGTTCCGCAACGACACGTAGTCCTCCGGGTCGACGCGGAGGATGTCGAGGATGTAGCCCGCGGAGCGCGCGGCCTTGGCCGCCCCGGCCAGGATGCGCTGCGGCGCCCAGTCGTCGATGTCGAACACGAACGCACCGATCCGGTGCGACTTCTTCGTGGAGAGGGCCTGCGCGACGTCGTTGACCTGGTAGTCCAGGGCCTTCACCGCCTGCTCCACCCGCTCGCGGTTGCCGGGTCGCAGGGAATCGCCCTTGAGGTAGCGGGACACCGTCTGGTGGCTCACGCCCGCCGCCTCCGCGACGGTGTAGATCGTGGCGGGCCGGTCGGGCGGGCCGCCCTCCGGAGCGGAGGCCTCGATCGCCATGCTCGCCGTCACCTCCTCACGGGCGCCCGCGGCCCACCCGGAACGTTAGCGGTAACGCGTTGGCTCAGGCCACCCGGCCGCCGGGCGCGGACGCGCGGGCAACGAGGAACGCCGGGGGGTTGAACCCGTGCTCGGCGAAGGCCGAAGCCACGGCGTCCGCCACCCGCGACTCGGCCCCCCGCTCGACGAGCGCGATGGCCGAGCCCCCGAACCCGCCGCCGGTCATCCGGGCACCCCGGGCCCCGGCGTCGCGGGCGGCCGACACCGCGACGTCGAGCTCGCGGCAGCTGACCTCGTAGTCGCCCGCCAGCGAGGCGTGGGAGCCGTCCAGGTCGGGCCCGATCTCGGACAGCCGCGAGGCCGACACGAGGTCGATCACGCGGCGCACGCGCTCCTGCTCCGTGAAGACGTGCCGCGCGCGGCGAACCTCCTCCGGGTCGTCCAGCCGCGCGAGGGCGGCCTCCGGGTCGGCCACCTCGCACAGCGTCCGGACGGCGAGGCGCGCGGCCGCCCGCTCGCACGCGGCCCGCCGGCTCGCGTACTGGCCGTCGGCGAGGGCATGGGGGGCGCGGGTGTCGATCACCAGCACGGCGAGGCCCGCGGCGTCCAGGTCGAGCGGGACCTGCCGGACGGAGGCGTCACGGCTGTCGATGAGCAGGGCGTGCCCGGCGGTGGTGCGGAGCGCTGCGGCCTGGTCCATGCCGCCGGTCGCGGCCCCGGCCACCTCGTTCTCGGCGCGCACGCAGGCGGCCGCGAGCCGGGTGCGGCCCGCGTCGTCGGCGCCGAGGGTCCCGTCGTGGAAGAGCTCGTCGAGGGCCAGGGCGACCGCGGTCTCGAGGGCCGCGGAGGAGGAGAGCCCGGCGCCCAGGGGCACGCAGGAGGCGATCGCCGCGTCGAACCCGCCCACGGGGAGGCCCTCGTCGCGCAGGACCCAGGCGGGCCCGCCCGCGTACGCGATCCAGCCGGCCGCCCGGCCCGGGCCGAGGTCGTCCAGAGAGCCGGTCCACGGCTCGCCCGCGCCGAGATCCGAGACCAGCCGGACGAACTCGTCGTCGCGGCGCGCCAGCGCCACGAACGTGCGGTGGGGCAGCGCGAACGGCAGGCTGAAGCCGCCGTTGTAGTCGAGGTGCTCGCCGATCAGGTTCACCCGGCCGGGTGCGGCCCACACGCCGTCGGGCCGGCTGCCGTACGTGGCGAGGAAGAGTTCCGAGGCCCTCCGGACGCCTTCCGCGTCGTCCCAGGCGGGCAGGAGGGAAATGTGGTTCGACATGACCCGCAGCCTAATGCGCCCCGTTACCTTTCTGGTGACCCCGTAGGGCGGGGTTACGGTCGCCGGGCCCGGCATGACTTACTGCCCCTGTCTCACGCATGATCCGGGGGGTGTTGTCACCGGGCCTGGTGGCGCCAGATGACCGCTGATAGGGACACGGCCTCAACACAGGTCTCTTCGTAACGTGGGTGCCGGCAGCTGACGCATCACCACTCCGACGACCGTCGTTTCGATGGAAGGATGGTGGCCGTCATGCACAACGACCTCGGCTTCGACATCTGGTGCGGGCTCGACGTGGGCAAGCAAGCCCACCATGCCTGCGCCCTCGACGCCGCCGGCAAGAAGGTGTTCGACAAGCCCTTGCCGCAGGACCAGTCCAAGCTCGAAGACTTGTTCACGAGGCTGTCCGAGCACGGTCGGGTGTTGGTGATCGTCGACCAGCCCAACACGATCGGCGCGCTGCCCATCGCCGTCGCCCGGTCGATGGGCATCCAGGTCGCCTACCTGCCAGGCCTCGCGATGCGAAGGGCCGCCGATCTCTATCCGGGCAACGCGAAGACCGACGCGCGCGACGCGTTCGTCATCGCCGACGCCGCTCGAACGATGCCGCACACCCTTCGCCGGGTCGACCTGGGCGAAGAGACCTTGGCGGAGTTGAAGGTTCTGGTCGGGTTCGATGAGGACCTGGCTGCGGAAGCGACTCGGTTGTCGAACCGGATCCGGGGACTGCTCACGCAGATCCATCCCGCGCTGGAACGCGTTGTCGGACCCCGATTGGCCACCAGGCAAGGCCTCGCTGTGATCGAGCAGCTCGGCGGACCCCAAGGCATGACCGCAGCATCGAAGTCCAAGCTGCTGCGGGTCATCACCAAAGCCAACCCGCGTCACGCCCAGAACTTCGCCGACGCCATCACCCAGGCCCTGTCCGAGCAGACCGTTGTTGTTGCCGGGACTGCCGCGGCCGAACAGGTTCTGCCGAAGCTCGCCGCTTCCCTGCGCCAGACGTTGGACCAGCGCTCCGAGTTGGCTGCGCAGGTCGAGAAGGTTGTTGATGCTCACCCTCTTGCCGAGGTCCTGACCTCGATGCCAGGCGTCGGGGTCAGGACCGCAGCACGGATCCTGCTCGACGTTGGCGACGCCTCCTTGTTCCCGACCGCCGGACACCTGGCC
Proteins encoded:
- the galK gene encoding galactokinase — its product is MSNHISLLPAWDDAEGVRRASELFLATYGSRPDGVWAAPGRVNLIGEHLDYNGGFSLPFALPHRTFVALARRDDEFVRLVSDLGAGEPWTGSLDDLGPGRAAGWIAYAGGPAWVLRDEGLPVGGFDAAIASCVPLGAGLSSSAALETAVALALDELFHDGTLGADDAGRTRLAAACVRAENEVAGAATGGMDQAAALRTTAGHALLIDSRDASVRQVPLDLDAAGLAVLVIDTRAPHALADGQYASRRAACERAAARLAVRTLCEVADPEAALARLDDPEEVRRARHVFTEQERVRRVIDLVSASRLSEIGPDLDGSHASLAGDYEVSCRELDVAVSAARDAGARGARMTGGGFGGSAIALVERGAESRVADAVASAFAEHGFNPPAFLVARASAPGGRVA
- a CDS encoding LacI family DNA-binding transcriptional regulator: MAIEASAPEGGPPDRPATIYTVAEAAGVSHQTVSRYLKGDSLRPGNRERVEQAVKALDYQVNDVAQALSTKKSHRIGAFVFDIDDWAPQRILAGAAKAARSAGYILDILRVDPEDYVSLRNAVRLMNRTMLAGVVVISPSDPILRLLQLERLRVPWVVEAEPVLGPDDDRALQHPFARVVSHLADLGHERFFHIGGPVSWPAERNRREAYRQTLARRGLTNCGETQGLWGAAAGYEAMASYPHADAPTAIVAASDQLALGALFWLQEHGVRVPDDVSVSGYDGIADTAYYWPPLTTVAVDFPRMGRNTVQALLALEGGGGPPDLGMPVGELVPRASTGRPGGGIPAP